A region from the Mesorhizobium sp. J8 genome encodes:
- a CDS encoding intradiol ring-cleavage dioxygenase codes for MTGTADAARPKYPYFEEETSVDVVNARMGPDVDPRLREVMSVLVKHLHAAIKEIEPTHEEWLQGIKFLTDVGKMCSDWRQEFILLSDTLGVSMLVDAINHRRPNGATENTILGPFYVPEAPRYEHGANICLDGKGEPMVVRGRVLDTQGKPIAGALIDVWQTNDDGFYDVQQKDVQPDWNLRGVFTTDEKGEYWYRSVKPRYYPIPDDGPVGKMLAALGRHPNRAAHVHYIVSAPGYDPVITHIFAPDCRYLAEDAVFGVKDSLIADFTRVADPKKASEFGFEAPFWSVEWDFVLAPKSAGT; via the coding sequence ATGACAGGCACCGCGGACGCTGCCCGACCAAAATATCCCTATTTCGAGGAAGAGACTTCGGTCGACGTGGTCAACGCGCGCATGGGACCGGATGTCGACCCGCGCCTGCGCGAGGTGATGAGCGTGCTGGTGAAACATCTGCATGCCGCCATCAAGGAGATCGAGCCGACGCATGAGGAGTGGCTGCAAGGCATCAAGTTCCTCACCGATGTCGGCAAGATGTGCTCCGACTGGCGGCAGGAGTTCATTCTGCTTTCCGATACGCTCGGCGTTTCGATGCTGGTCGACGCCATCAATCACCGGCGTCCGAACGGCGCCACGGAAAACACCATCCTCGGACCGTTCTATGTGCCCGAAGCGCCGCGCTACGAGCATGGCGCGAATATCTGCCTCGACGGCAAGGGTGAGCCGATGGTCGTGCGTGGTCGCGTGCTCGACACGCAAGGCAAGCCGATCGCAGGCGCGCTGATCGATGTCTGGCAGACCAATGACGACGGTTTCTACGATGTCCAGCAGAAGGACGTGCAGCCCGACTGGAACCTGCGCGGCGTCTTCACCACCGACGAGAAGGGCGAATACTGGTACCGCTCCGTCAAGCCGCGCTACTATCCGATCCCCGACGACGGGCCGGTCGGAAAGATGCTCGCCGCGCTCGGGCGTCATCCGAACCGTGCGGCGCATGTACACTATATCGTCAGCGCGCCCGGTTACGATCCGGTCATCACGCACATCTTTGCGCCCGACTGCCGCTACCTTGCCGAGGACGCCGTCTTCGGGGTGAAGGATTCGCTGATCGCCGATTTCACCCGAGTCGCCGACCCGAAGAAGGCGAGCGAGTTCGGTTTCGAAGCGCCGTTCTGGTCGGTCGAGTGGGATTTCGTGCTGGCTCCCAAGAGCGCTGGAACTTGA
- a CDS encoding maleylacetate reductase, translated as MRSFVYNGQPARVVFGSGTIARLPEEIDRLGLKRVLVLATPPQEAEARRLAGSLDGAAAGVYAKATMHTPVSVTEDALKVVAELQADGLVAVGGGSTTGLAKAIALRTDLPQIVMPTTYAGSEMTPILGETKDGVKVTQSSPKVLPEVVIYDVDLTMTLPAALSGTSGMNAIAHAVEALYARERNPVINLMATEAIGALVNALPVIAGNPHDRDARSEALYGAWLCGICLGSVGMALHHKLCHTLGGSFDLPHAETHTIVLPHALAYNAPAVPAVMGTLRTALKANDPAMALYDLAGRIAAKRALSEIGMPSDGIDIATDRALANPYWNPRALEREPIRALIARAYAGEPPQA; from the coding sequence ATGAGAAGCTTCGTCTATAACGGCCAGCCGGCGCGCGTCGTCTTCGGGTCGGGAACGATCGCAAGGCTGCCGGAAGAGATAGATCGGCTGGGACTGAAACGCGTGCTCGTGCTGGCGACGCCGCCGCAAGAGGCCGAGGCCCGGCGTTTGGCCGGTTCGCTCGACGGCGCGGCGGCAGGCGTCTATGCCAAGGCGACGATGCACACGCCCGTGTCCGTCACCGAGGATGCGCTGAAGGTCGTGGCGGAGCTTCAGGCCGATGGGCTGGTCGCGGTCGGCGGCGGCTCCACGACAGGCCTCGCCAAGGCGATCGCGTTGCGCACCGACCTGCCGCAGATCGTGATGCCGACGACCTATGCCGGCTCGGAAATGACACCCATCCTCGGCGAGACCAAGGATGGCGTGAAGGTCACCCAATCGAGCCCGAAAGTGCTGCCGGAAGTGGTGATCTACGATGTCGACTTGACGATGACGCTTCCTGCCGCGTTGTCGGGAACAAGCGGCATGAACGCCATCGCCCATGCGGTCGAGGCGCTCTATGCCAGGGAAAGAAACCCGGTGATAAATCTGATGGCGACCGAGGCCATCGGCGCATTGGTGAACGCCTTGCCGGTCATCGCCGGGAACCCGCATGACCGCGACGCGCGCTCCGAGGCGCTCTATGGCGCCTGGCTCTGCGGCATCTGCCTCGGCTCGGTCGGCATGGCGCTGCACCACAAGCTTTGCCATACGCTGGGCGGCAGTTTCGATCTGCCGCATGCGGAGACCCATACGATCGTGCTGCCGCATGCACTGGCCTACAATGCCCCCGCCGTTCCGGCGGTCATGGGGACCCTGCGGACCGCGCTGAAGGCCAACGATCCTGCCATGGCTCTCTACGATCTCGCCGGCCGGATCGCCGCCAAGCGCGCGCTTTCCGAAATCGGCATGCCGTCTGACGGAATCGATATCGCGACGGACCGCGCGCTGGCCAATCCCTACTGGAACCCTCGAGCGCTGGAACGGGAACCGATCCGGGCTCTCATCGCACGCGCCTATGCCGGCGAGCCGCCGCAGGCCTGA
- a CDS encoding YciI family protein codes for MLFAVHCLDHADALPRRLANYDAHKAYLAGGSVATVISGPLVAADGATMIGSLFVFSADSIEEVKAFNAADPFNAANVWQSVSINPFLLRVDNRA; via the coding sequence TTGCTCTTTGCCGTGCACTGTCTCGACCATGCCGATGCGCTTCCGCGCCGGCTCGCCAATTACGATGCCCACAAGGCCTATCTTGCCGGCGGCTCGGTCGCGACCGTGATCTCCGGGCCGCTTGTCGCGGCGGATGGCGCAACCATGATCGGCTCGCTGTTCGTCTTTTCCGCCGACAGCATCGAGGAGGTGAAGGCATTCAACGCCGCCGACCCGTTCAACGCCGCCAATGTCTGGCAGAGCGTCAGCATCAATCCCTTCCTGCTGCGCGTCGACAACCGGGCCTGA
- the ftsZ gene encoding cell division protein FtsZ, translating into MTAKPEILEMRPKITVVGVGGAGGNAVNNMIAEGLQGVEFVVANTDAQALTMSKSSRLIQLGAHVTEGLGAGSLPQVGSAAAEESIDEIMDHLAGTHMCFITAGMGGGTGTGAAPVIARAARDAGILTVAVVTKPFVFEGKRRTQAAEEGIERLRESADTVIVIPNQNLFRVADAKTTFADAFAMADRVLYAGVGCITDLIVKEGLINLDFADVKSVMRDMGRAMMGTGEASGEGRAKIAAEAAIANPLLDEASMSGARGLLVSICGGMDMTLFEVDEAATRIREEVDADADIIVGAIFDQALAGKFRVSVVATGLRKSADITQFEQRIA; encoded by the coding sequence ATGACCGCCAAGCCGGAAATCCTGGAGATGAGGCCCAAGATCACCGTCGTCGGGGTCGGCGGCGCCGGCGGCAACGCCGTCAACAACATGATCGCCGAAGGGCTGCAGGGCGTCGAGTTCGTCGTCGCCAACACCGACGCGCAGGCGCTCACCATGTCGAAGTCGTCGCGGCTGATCCAGTTGGGCGCGCATGTGACCGAGGGCCTGGGCGCCGGATCGCTGCCCCAGGTCGGCAGCGCCGCCGCGGAGGAATCCATCGACGAGATCATGGATCACCTGGCGGGAACGCATATGTGCTTCATCACCGCCGGCATGGGAGGCGGCACCGGGACCGGCGCGGCGCCGGTGATCGCGCGTGCCGCGCGCGATGCCGGCATCCTGACGGTGGCCGTCGTCACCAAGCCTTTCGTCTTCGAAGGCAAGCGCAGGACCCAGGCGGCCGAGGAAGGCATAGAGCGCCTGCGCGAGAGCGCCGACACCGTGATCGTCATCCCGAACCAGAACCTCTTCAGGGTCGCCGACGCCAAAACCACCTTCGCCGATGCATTCGCCATGGCGGACCGCGTTCTCTACGCGGGTGTCGGCTGCATCACCGATCTCATCGTCAAGGAAGGCCTGATCAATCTCGATTTCGCCGACGTGAAGTCGGTGATGCGGGACATGGGCCGGGCGATGATGGGAACCGGCGAAGCTTCCGGGGAGGGACGCGCCAAGATCGCGGCCGAGGCGGCGATCGCCAATCCGCTGCTCGACGAGGCCTCCATGTCGGGCGCCAGAGGGCTGCTCGTATCGATCTGCGGCGGCATGGATATGACGTTGTTCGAGGTCGACGAAGCCGCGACGCGGATCAGGGAGGAAGTCGACGCCGATGCCGACATCATCGTCGGCGCCATCTTCGACCAGGCGCTGGCAGGAAAATTCCGCGTATCCGTCGTCGCGACCGGCCTGCGCAAGAGCGCGGACATCACCCAGTTCGAGCAGCGGATCGCCTGA
- a CDS encoding proline racemase family protein has product MRTKTSIRVVGCHAEGEIGDVIVGGVLPPAGRTMMEKMITMERDHDHIRRMLICEPRGSVARHVNLLVPSTRDDCAAGAIIMEPTEYPPMSGSNTICIATVLLETGMVPMQEPETRFKLDMPGGVIEISAECRDGKCLSVTFRNAPAFAERLDADIEIEGLGTLKVDIAYGGMFYAIVDAPALGFSVTPDEARELAVAGEKVRRAAREQLDVVHPQFDNVRGVSIVQFAMPFRGPGNVTRNTCIVSPGRSDRSPTGTGTSARMAVLQARGQMKEGEVLIHESIIGSRFTGKILELTEVAGRKAIVPQITGRAWITGEHNYYVDPTDPYPQGYVLSDTWGTSTSVTQ; this is encoded by the coding sequence ATGCGCACCAAGACCAGCATCCGCGTCGTCGGCTGCCATGCCGAGGGCGAGATCGGAGATGTCATCGTGGGCGGCGTGCTGCCGCCCGCGGGCCGCACGATGATGGAAAAGATGATCACCATGGAGCGCGATCACGATCATATAAGACGCATGCTGATCTGCGAGCCGCGCGGCAGCGTTGCCCGTCACGTCAATCTGCTGGTGCCCTCGACGCGCGATGATTGCGCGGCGGGCGCCATCATCATGGAGCCGACCGAATATCCGCCGATGTCCGGCTCCAACACGATCTGCATCGCCACGGTGCTGCTCGAAACCGGCATGGTGCCGATGCAGGAGCCTGAGACACGCTTCAAGCTGGACATGCCGGGCGGCGTCATCGAGATCAGCGCCGAATGCCGCGACGGCAAATGCCTGTCGGTCACCTTCCGCAACGCGCCAGCCTTCGCCGAGCGCCTCGATGCCGATATCGAAATCGAGGGGCTGGGGACGCTGAAGGTGGACATCGCTTACGGCGGCATGTTCTACGCCATCGTCGATGCGCCCGCGCTAGGCTTCTCGGTCACGCCCGACGAGGCGCGCGAACTGGCCGTGGCCGGCGAGAAGGTTCGGCGCGCGGCGCGCGAGCAGCTCGATGTCGTGCATCCGCAGTTCGACAATGTGCGCGGTGTGTCTATCGTCCAGTTCGCGATGCCGTTCCGGGGGCCCGGCAACGTCACGCGCAACACCTGCATCGTCTCGCCCGGACGCTCGGACCGCAGCCCGACCGGAACCGGCACCTCGGCCCGCATGGCGGTGCTGCAGGCGCGGGGCCAGATGAAGGAAGGCGAGGTGCTGATCCATGAATCGATCATCGGCTCGCGATTCACCGGCAAGATCCTCGAACTCACCGAAGTCGCCGGGCGCAAGGCGATCGTGCCGCAGATCACGGGCAGGGCCTGGATCACCGGCGAGCACAATTACTATGTCGATCCGACGGATCCGTATCCGCAAGGCTACGTGCTGTCGGACACCTGGGGCACCTCGACTTCGGTGACGCAATAG
- a CDS encoding NAD(P)-binding protein: MRDPRYDILFEPMKIGPVTAKNRFYQVPHCNGGGYRDPSAAAEMRRMKSEGGWGVIFTEQTEMHHTSEITPFIELRLWDDADIPALAKMAKAMHEYGALAGIQLAYSGINGPNLYTKEVPRGPSALPIRTFTNDPVQARAMDRQDIRDLRRWHRNAFKRARQAGFDLVCLYGAHGFGIIQHFLSTATNQRSDEYGGSLENRSRLMRELIEEGRDAIGDTCGLTLRLSLDEMIGELGFANSEVRDMIEMHADLPDLWDLAHGAWDDCSGPSRFKEEAAQESLVSGIKKLTSKPVVGVGRFTSPDVMVRMIKSGTLDFIGCARPSIADPFLPKKVEEGRIEDIRECIGCNICITGDMTMSISRCTQNPTFMEEWRKGWHPERMQPKGDSDSVLIVGAGPAGLEAARALGLRGYQVALAEAGKALGGRVARECLLPGLSAWGRVRDYRQYQLSQMPNVEIYFESRLTADDILSFGFQNVAIATGSAWRRDGVARAHVVPMPIDAAMPVYTPDDLMEGKVPSGNVVLFDDDHYYMGGVLAELMARQGASVTLVTPSAYVSDWTRNTLEQGAIHRRLAELGVDIVLNRTVTSIASGGVVTACVYTGGRRELAADAVVLVTSRNQDDAVWRELKARETEWGGNGIRSIRVIGDAEAPGPIAWATYAGHRFARELDEADIGDALPFRREVTALADG, translated from the coding sequence ATGCGCGACCCACGCTACGACATTCTGTTCGAGCCGATGAAGATCGGTCCGGTGACGGCCAAGAACCGCTTTTATCAGGTTCCCCATTGCAATGGCGGCGGCTACCGCGATCCGTCGGCGGCGGCCGAGATGCGCCGCATGAAATCCGAGGGCGGATGGGGCGTCATCTTCACCGAGCAGACGGAGATGCACCACACGTCCGAGATCACGCCCTTCATCGAGCTCAGGCTCTGGGACGACGCCGACATTCCGGCGCTCGCCAAGATGGCGAAAGCCATGCACGAATATGGCGCGCTCGCCGGCATCCAGCTCGCCTATTCCGGCATCAACGGTCCCAACCTCTACACGAAGGAGGTGCCGCGCGGTCCCTCGGCGCTGCCGATCCGCACCTTCACCAACGATCCGGTGCAGGCGCGCGCCATGGACAGGCAGGATATCCGCGACCTGCGCCGCTGGCACCGCAATGCCTTCAAGCGTGCCAGGCAGGCGGGCTTCGACCTGGTCTGCCTCTACGGCGCGCATGGCTTCGGCATCATCCAGCACTTCCTGTCCACCGCCACCAACCAGCGCAGCGACGAATATGGCGGCTCGCTGGAGAACCGCTCACGGCTGATGCGCGAGCTGATCGAGGAAGGGCGCGACGCGATCGGCGACACCTGCGGCCTCACGCTCAGGCTGTCGCTGGACGAGATGATCGGCGAGCTTGGCTTCGCCAATTCGGAAGTCCGCGACATGATCGAGATGCATGCCGACCTGCCGGATCTCTGGGATCTCGCGCATGGAGCCTGGGACGATTGCTCCGGGCCGTCGCGCTTCAAGGAAGAGGCGGCGCAGGAGAGCCTGGTGTCCGGCATCAAGAAGCTGACCTCTAAACCGGTGGTCGGCGTCGGCCGCTTCACCTCGCCGGACGTGATGGTGCGGATGATCAAGTCAGGCACGCTCGACTTCATCGGCTGCGCGCGCCCATCGATCGCCGATCCCTTCCTGCCGAAGAAAGTCGAGGAGGGCCGCATCGAGGACATCCGCGAATGCATCGGCTGCAACATCTGCATCACCGGCGACATGACCATGTCGATCTCGCGCTGCACGCAGAACCCGACCTTCATGGAGGAATGGCGCAAAGGCTGGCATCCGGAGCGCATGCAGCCCAAGGGCGACAGCGACAGCGTGCTGATCGTCGGCGCCGGACCCGCCGGACTTGAGGCGGCACGCGCGCTCGGCCTGCGCGGCTATCAGGTGGCGCTGGCGGAAGCCGGCAAGGCGCTTGGCGGACGCGTGGCGCGCGAGTGCCTGCTTCCGGGCCTTTCGGCCTGGGGCCGGGTGCGCGACTATCGCCAGTACCAGCTCAGCCAGATGCCGAACGTCGAGATCTATTTCGAAAGCCGGCTTACGGCGGACGACATCCTGTCCTTCGGCTTCCAGAACGTCGCCATCGCCACCGGGTCGGCATGGCGGCGCGACGGCGTGGCACGCGCCCATGTCGTGCCGATGCCGATCGACGCCGCCATGCCGGTCTACACGCCCGACGACTTGATGGAGGGCAAGGTGCCATCCGGCAATGTCGTGCTGTTCGACGATGACCACTACTACATGGGTGGCGTGCTGGCCGAGCTGATGGCGCGGCAGGGCGCAAGCGTGACCCTGGTGACCCCTTCGGCTTATGTCTCAGACTGGACCCGCAACACATTGGAGCAGGGGGCCATCCACCGCCGCCTGGCGGAGCTGGGCGTCGATATCGTCCTCAACAGAACCGTCACGAGCATCGCGTCCGGCGGCGTCGTCACGGCCTGCGTCTATACCGGCGGGCGGCGGGAACTGGCGGCCGACGCCGTCGTCCTGGTCACGTCGCGCAATCAGGACGATGCCGTCTGGCGCGAGCTGAAAGCCCGGGAGACCGAGTGGGGCGGCAACGGCATCCGTTCGATCAGGGTCATCGGCGATGCCGAAGCGCCGGGACCGATCGCCTGGGCAACCTATGCCGGCCACCGCTTCGCCCGCGAGCTGGACGAAGCCGACATCGGTGACGCGCTGCCTTTCCGGCGCGAGGTGACGGCACTGGCGGACGGGTAA
- the argE gene encoding acetylornithine deacetylase, with translation MDSIRILERLIAFPTVSRDSNLDLIGYVAELLRASGIASQLIHSADGHKANLFATIGPADRPGIMLSGHTDVVPVDGQNWTLPPFAMTERDGKLYGRGAADMKGFVASALVACLKASKMPLRTPLHLALSYDEEVGCLGVRDLIEMLGAAPQRPLLCIVGEPTNMQVATGHKGKLAARATCKGREGHSALAPLALNAIHLGCDFVRALRDEQDRLAREGARDGDYDIPYTTVHVGKINAGVALNIVPNLCVVDFEIRNVAADNAAGILDRLRNAAARIAAGAISIAPEAAIDIEITNAYPGLDTPAASEAVAFVKSLTGANSTVKVAFGTEGGLFSRDLGTPSVVCGPGSMAQGHKPDEYVSVEQMRRCDEMLERLLSRLAEGWP, from the coding sequence ATGGACAGCATCAGGATACTCGAGCGGCTGATCGCCTTCCCGACGGTGAGCCGCGATTCGAATCTCGACCTGATCGGCTATGTTGCGGAGCTGCTCCGCGCGAGCGGCATAGCCAGCCAGCTCATCCACAGCGCCGACGGCCACAAGGCCAACCTCTTCGCCACCATCGGTCCGGCCGACAGGCCCGGCATCATGCTGTCCGGCCATACCGACGTCGTTCCCGTCGACGGCCAGAACTGGACGCTGCCGCCATTCGCGATGACCGAACGTGACGGTAAGCTGTACGGGCGCGGCGCGGCGGACATGAAGGGTTTCGTGGCCTCGGCGCTTGTCGCCTGCCTCAAGGCCTCGAAGATGCCGCTGCGCACGCCCTTGCATCTCGCGCTCTCCTACGACGAGGAGGTCGGCTGTCTCGGCGTGCGCGACCTGATCGAGATGCTGGGCGCGGCACCGCAACGCCCGCTGCTCTGCATCGTCGGCGAGCCCACCAACATGCAGGTGGCGACGGGGCATAAAGGCAAGCTTGCGGCACGCGCCACATGCAAGGGACGCGAAGGCCATTCGGCGCTTGCTCCGCTAGCGCTCAACGCCATCCATCTCGGCTGCGATTTCGTGCGCGCCTTGCGCGACGAGCAGGACCGGCTCGCCCGCGAAGGCGCGCGCGACGGCGACTACGACATTCCCTACACGACCGTGCATGTCGGCAAGATCAATGCCGGCGTCGCGCTCAACATCGTGCCCAACCTTTGCGTGGTCGACTTCGAGATCCGCAACGTCGCCGCCGACAATGCGGCCGGCATTCTCGACAGACTGCGCAACGCCGCCGCGCGCATTGCCGCGGGTGCCATTTCGATCGCACCCGAAGCCGCAATCGACATCGAGATCACCAACGCCTATCCGGGTCTCGATACGCCGGCCGCTTCGGAAGCGGTCGCTTTCGTCAAATCGCTGACCGGCGCCAACAGCACAGTGAAAGTCGCCTTCGGCACGGAAGGGGGATTGTTCAGCCGCGATCTCGGCACGCCTTCCGTCGTCTGCGGTCCAGGCTCGATGGCGCAGGGGCACAAGCCGGACGAATATGTCAGCGTCGAGCAAATGCGGCGCTGCGACGAGATGCTGGAGCGACTGCTGTCGCGGCTCGCCGAAGGCTGGCCGTGA
- a CDS encoding LysR family transcriptional regulator, producing the protein MPLRFTLRQLEYFVAVGEAGSIAKAAEQVNVSPPSISASIAQLEAEFGVQLFVRKHSHALALTAGGRLFLKEAARLLNDADALHDIAGDIAEKVRGPLAIGCLLTFAQIVLPALRRKFEDAYPDVRVRQFERNQGQLFEMLQRGEIDAALTYDLELSQDMTFEPLMQLPAYVMLPAAHRLAGRAGITPEELVDEPMVLLDLPYSREYFLSAFQGLRPRIAERTGDIAVMRSMVANGFGYGIANMRPLNAMSPDGKLLVFVPLLGDIRPLMMGIALPNAEHRTLTVQAFIDHCRRFVVEQGVFGTERIVK; encoded by the coding sequence ATGCCGCTCCGCTTCACGCTCAGACAACTCGAATACTTCGTCGCCGTCGGCGAGGCGGGCTCTATTGCCAAGGCGGCCGAGCAGGTGAACGTCTCGCCGCCGTCGATCTCGGCCTCGATCGCCCAGCTCGAAGCGGAGTTCGGCGTCCAGCTCTTTGTGCGCAAGCATTCGCACGCCCTCGCACTCACTGCGGGCGGGCGCCTGTTTCTCAAGGAAGCCGCGCGGCTGCTCAACGACGCGGATGCGCTGCACGACATTGCCGGCGATATCGCCGAAAAGGTGCGCGGACCGCTGGCAATCGGCTGCCTTCTGACGTTCGCGCAGATCGTGCTGCCGGCGCTGCGCCGGAAATTCGAGGACGCCTATCCGGATGTGCGCGTCCGCCAGTTCGAGCGTAACCAAGGGCAATTGTTCGAGATGCTGCAGCGTGGCGAAATAGACGCAGCACTTACCTACGACCTCGAATTGTCGCAGGACATGACCTTCGAGCCGCTGATGCAACTGCCGGCCTATGTGATGCTGCCAGCCGCGCATCGCCTGGCGGGGAGGGCGGGTATCACGCCCGAGGAACTGGTCGACGAACCGATGGTGCTGCTCGATCTGCCCTATAGCCGCGAATACTTCCTGTCGGCTTTCCAGGGCCTGCGGCCCAGGATCGCCGAGCGCACCGGCGACATCGCCGTGATGCGCTCGATGGTCGCGAACGGTTTCGGCTACGGCATTGCCAATATGCGGCCGCTGAACGCCATGTCGCCTGACGGCAAATTGCTGGTCTTCGTGCCTTTGCTGGGCGACATCAGGCCGCTGATGATGGGCATTGCTCTGCCCAATGCCGAGCATCGCACGCTGACGGTGCAGGCCTTCATCGACCATTGCCGTCGCTTCGTCGTCGAGCAGGGCGTCTTCGGCACCGAACGGATCGTCAAGTAA
- a CDS encoding aldehyde dehydrogenase: protein MSELSHKDWMGKASAIRFRDKAFIDGKAVPARSGRTFASINPATGATLAEVASCGEEDIDLAVAAARRSFEAGVWSRTSPAYRKQVLLRLAELLRENLQEFALLESLDMGKLVKDAATIDVPGSAAIFQWYAEAIDKVYDEVAPTGQGDLALVRREALGVVGAVVPWNFPLDMATWKCAPALAAGNSVVLKPAEQSPFSALRLAELAMEAGLPAGVLNVVPGHGETAGQALGRHMDVDCLAFTGSTAVGKLFLQYSGQSNMKQVWLETGGKSPNLVFADCADLDAAADMAAFGIFFNQGQVCSANSRLLVERRIKDALVEKLAERAAATQPGDPLDPASRMGAMVDARHAATVMRFIDGGRKSARLVAGGDRVAVDGRGSFVQPTIFDEVSPEDPLARDEIFGPVLSVIAFDSEEEALRIANDSVYGLAASLWTDSLSRAHRIAERLRVGTVSVNTVDALSPMTPFGGFKQSGFGRDLSLHALDKYTALKTTWIKY from the coding sequence ATGAGCGAACTCAGTCATAAGGACTGGATGGGCAAGGCGTCCGCGATCCGTTTCCGCGACAAGGCGTTCATAGACGGCAAGGCGGTGCCGGCGCGCTCCGGCCGGACCTTCGCCAGCATCAATCCGGCCACGGGAGCGACGCTGGCCGAGGTCGCCTCCTGCGGCGAAGAGGATATCGATCTTGCCGTCGCCGCTGCGCGACGCAGCTTCGAAGCCGGCGTCTGGTCGCGAACCAGTCCCGCGTATCGCAAGCAGGTGCTGCTGCGGCTGGCGGAACTGCTGCGCGAGAACCTGCAGGAATTCGCGCTGCTGGAATCGCTCGACATGGGCAAGCTGGTCAAGGACGCGGCCACCATCGACGTGCCGGGCTCCGCGGCGATCTTCCAGTGGTATGCCGAAGCGATCGACAAGGTCTATGACGAGGTGGCGCCGACAGGGCAGGGCGATCTCGCATTGGTGCGGCGCGAGGCGCTTGGGGTCGTAGGCGCCGTCGTGCCGTGGAATTTCCCGCTCGACATGGCGACCTGGAAATGCGCGCCGGCGCTGGCGGCGGGCAATTCGGTGGTGCTGAAGCCGGCCGAGCAATCGCCTTTCTCAGCACTCAGGCTGGCCGAGCTCGCCATGGAGGCGGGCCTGCCCGCCGGCGTGCTTAATGTAGTGCCGGGCCACGGCGAGACCGCGGGCCAGGCGCTTGGCCGGCATATGGACGTCGATTGCCTCGCCTTCACCGGCTCAACCGCCGTCGGCAAGCTGTTCCTGCAATATTCCGGCCAGTCGAACATGAAGCAGGTATGGCTGGAGACCGGAGGCAAGAGCCCCAATCTGGTGTTCGCGGATTGCGCCGATCTCGATGCGGCGGCCGACATGGCTGCCTTCGGCATCTTCTTCAACCAGGGACAGGTGTGCTCGGCGAATTCCCGGCTGCTGGTCGAGCGCCGCATCAAGGATGCGCTGGTGGAGAAGCTGGCCGAGCGCGCGGCGGCGACGCAGCCGGGCGACCCGCTCGACCCGGCATCCCGCATGGGGGCGATGGTGGATGCGCGCCACGCAGCGACCGTCATGCGCTTCATCGATGGCGGCCGGAAGTCGGCCAGGCTGGTGGCCGGCGGCGACCGGGTGGCCGTCGATGGGCGCGGCAGCTTCGTGCAACCCACCATCTTCGACGAGGTCTCGCCTGAAGATCCGCTCGCCCGCGACGAGATTTTCGGCCCGGTGCTGTCGGTGATCGCCTTCGACAGCGAAGAGGAGGCGCTGCGGATTGCCAATGACAGCGTCTATGGGCTGGCGGCTTCGCTGTGGACGGACAGCCTGTCGCGGGCGCACCGCATAGCGGAACGGCTGCGCGTGGGCACGGTCTCGGTGAACACCGTCGATGCGCTGAGCCCGATGACGCCCTTCGGCGGCTTCAAGCAGTCCGGCTTCGGGCGCGACCTGTCGCTGCACGCGCTCGACAAATACACCGCGCTGAAGACCACCTGGATCAAGTACTGA
- a CDS encoding DUF1028 domain-containing protein, producing MTFSIVARCRRTGMFGVAVSSSSPAVAARCAYAQAGVGAVASQNVTDPTLGVRALELMARGASATEAVAIIKRTAAFSEYRQVLAVDAAGGSAIHSGPKALGIWAEARGEDVACGGNLLANDGVPRAMVDAFLASEGELGDRLIATMRAALKAGGEAGPVRSAGMKLVRDVSWPVADLRCDWTEACPIEQLAGLWEIYKPQLDAYVTRALNPSDAPSYGVPGDE from the coding sequence ATGACTTTCTCCATCGTCGCGCGCTGCCGGCGCACAGGCATGTTCGGGGTGGCGGTGTCCTCGTCGTCCCCCGCGGTCGCGGCGCGCTGCGCCTATGCGCAGGCCGGCGTCGGGGCGGTCGCCAGCCAGAACGTCACCGACCCGACGCTCGGGGTCCGGGCGCTGGAGCTGATGGCGCGCGGCGCCTCAGCCACCGAGGCCGTCGCGATCATCAAGCGCACGGCCGCCTTCAGCGAATACCGGCAGGTGCTGGCGGTTGACGCGGCCGGCGGCAGCGCAATCCATTCGGGACCGAAAGCACTCGGCATCTGGGCCGAGGCGCGCGGCGAAGACGTCGCCTGCGGCGGCAATTTGCTCGCGAATGACGGCGTCCCGCGTGCCATGGTCGACGCCTTCCTTGCGTCCGAAGGCGAGCTCGGCGACCGGCTGATTGCCACGATGCGCGCCGCGCTCAAAGCCGGCGGCGAGGCGGGGCCCGTCCGCTCCGCCGGCATGAAGCTGGTGCGCGATGTCTCATGGCCCGTCGCCGACCTGCGTTGCGACTGGACGGAGGCGTGTCCGATCGAGCAGCTGGCGGGACTGTGGGAAATCTACAAGCCCCAGCTCGATGCTTATGTCACCCGCGCCCTCAACCCGTCCGACGCGCCGAGCTACGGCGTTCCCGGCGACGAGTAA